In the genome of Coraliomargarita algicola, one region contains:
- a CDS encoding WD40/YVTN/BNR-like repeat-containing protein, whose protein sequence is MQILFLCLLLPVWLCGALLPGDFGVVQISQDQVTILALKSIPANEQIQVRDQFWSHGRFTGTGSGGSFSLTRQLKAGDTYSIDLSDLGISFDWGETLHFYQDNTAPNMPKHRHLFMVEANQSGLRWHATPPGLELDLTHIIIREISGYDDEINHVYNSGLLDLVNLNLTPYRWLRALGSFRSWIHADQLVDLPLLDLLQLKFLVLPSPGTIEFMADAYHLKEGDDKISIPVRRLYGNSGSASVQIESTTIVEPLYEWENKSVDNFYADLTDAAYSPKLGYAIAVSPDSGSLLLGRATGWQAVDTNGDPQTNLGLSSITYDGERFWACSLSGRIYKSANGIDWTLEYMPSGTQTSFYRIVFLKEAKVLGKPSMIALGSEGQILYQDPSDGWQLSSTDSSHASLFSVAFDGQTYVAVGGGGTILLSQDLSRKWEAVSSSIALDLYGIYYSSASSGGGFYAVGQFGTMLYAQDLVGGFSAIESGTTQTLFSMQSVALEVDSDTGQTANFLVACGAGGTVTAAKDGSNFALRRSIHRASALYSIIPIVSASAVKADALIAIGEDGAIVEMSTNSHPLSGNPEQILLNDAASSTLEWSNLDNSEKYVEVQARSVDKFRQRTDLLLQQPINSGNYRLGRHRTQVNLMDAVDSQVQLAPNFGPLLYMTDMRVEINSADQWEFKFILGNTSNRESGRLFLRFEDTNMPDWEIPTSLLPGNGDGIAALSVSGDIVKVLSQPVETVSLYEGFRSGESVLKYKMIVNSLWASPEWSPNDIFPRSLGIYLLDNGSLLDPGIPGIADILDLTGGIIDDIIDLPLPFGLLTQDDSLSLVSPSTTARSSILPLASYSMNSYSSASTSSGGSTFSDGVPTPSRNAPGDPELILTDTDTQGPTGMELRASYTFFLEGDFYNTGTGLNEVYTINTVDWSLSEDAEAAEGLSIDADGSFTASPNPSFSYPREISTDSMTTEGAPLDDKGEPIEFTDSQIVTLTRASSDLNYSDWIAGISSLTGDEALSDADPDLDGQTNLLEFALDRDPESSDQSAVLIFTHDATSSISTFEFTLPNDRAELVYTLETTTDLSANPVVWTQQSLTLSADLGSSETWEASIRNSGQIFGRLRVEEDTP, encoded by the coding sequence ATGCAAATTCTATTTCTGTGCCTATTGTTGCCTGTATGGCTCTGTGGGGCGCTGCTGCCTGGGGATTTTGGAGTGGTTCAAATTTCCCAAGACCAAGTTACGATTCTCGCGCTAAAGTCGATTCCGGCAAATGAGCAGATTCAAGTGCGCGATCAGTTCTGGTCTCATGGTAGGTTTACGGGAACTGGGAGTGGTGGCAGTTTTTCGCTGACTCGGCAATTAAAGGCGGGGGACACGTATTCGATCGATTTGTCTGATTTGGGCATTTCATTCGATTGGGGAGAGACGCTGCACTTTTATCAAGACAACACGGCTCCGAACATGCCAAAGCATCGTCACCTGTTTATGGTGGAGGCAAATCAGTCAGGATTGCGTTGGCATGCGACACCACCTGGATTGGAGCTGGACCTCACTCATATCATCATACGGGAGATCAGTGGCTATGATGATGAAATCAATCATGTATATAATAGTGGTTTACTCGATCTCGTTAATTTAAACCTGACGCCATATCGATGGCTGCGTGCATTGGGTAGTTTTCGTTCATGGATTCATGCGGATCAGCTTGTAGATCTGCCCTTGCTCGATTTGTTGCAGCTCAAATTCTTAGTTCTACCAAGCCCGGGGACGATTGAGTTCATGGCGGATGCCTATCACCTCAAGGAGGGAGATGATAAAATATCGATTCCAGTTCGGCGCCTTTATGGCAATTCTGGCAGTGCGAGCGTGCAAATCGAAAGCACTACTATCGTTGAGCCGCTCTATGAATGGGAAAATAAGTCGGTCGATAATTTCTATGCGGATTTAACTGACGCGGCCTATTCGCCGAAATTAGGTTATGCGATTGCAGTGAGTCCAGACAGTGGCAGTCTTTTATTGGGACGTGCCACCGGTTGGCAGGCGGTGGATACCAATGGGGACCCGCAAACAAATTTAGGGCTGAGCAGTATCACATATGATGGCGAGCGCTTTTGGGCATGCTCTCTAAGTGGTCGCATCTATAAATCGGCGAACGGTATCGATTGGACGCTGGAATATATGCCGTCGGGGACTCAAACCAGTTTCTATCGCATTGTTTTCCTAAAAGAGGCTAAAGTGCTGGGGAAGCCGTCAATGATCGCGCTCGGTAGCGAAGGACAGATACTTTATCAAGATCCCAGCGATGGATGGCAACTGTCCTCGACTGACTCCAGTCATGCCAGTCTGTTTTCGGTCGCATTTGATGGGCAGACTTATGTCGCCGTGGGGGGCGGGGGCACGATTCTCTTGAGCCAGGACCTGTCTCGAAAGTGGGAGGCTGTCAGCAGTTCGATCGCACTGGATCTGTATGGTATTTATTATTCCAGCGCTAGCTCGGGAGGCGGATTTTATGCCGTCGGCCAATTCGGTACTATGTTGTATGCGCAAGACTTAGTGGGTGGTTTCAGCGCGATCGAGTCCGGGACGACGCAGACGCTTTTCTCGATGCAAAGCGTTGCCCTGGAGGTCGATTCCGATACCGGACAGACGGCGAATTTTCTGGTGGCCTGCGGTGCCGGAGGTACCGTCACTGCTGCCAAAGATGGCAGTAATTTCGCTCTACGTCGCTCGATCCACCGTGCATCAGCGCTCTACTCGATTATACCCATTGTGTCTGCATCCGCTGTAAAAGCCGACGCACTCATCGCAATCGGTGAGGACGGAGCCATAGTCGAAATGAGCACCAATAGTCATCCTCTTTCTGGTAATCCTGAGCAAATTCTACTCAACGACGCGGCCAGTTCGACCTTAGAGTGGTCAAACCTGGATAATTCTGAAAAATATGTCGAGGTGCAGGCACGCTCCGTAGATAAGTTCCGGCAGCGCACGGATCTGTTGCTACAGCAGCCTATCAATAGCGGTAACTATCGTCTCGGACGGCATCGGACACAGGTTAATTTGATGGATGCGGTCGATTCTCAAGTGCAACTTGCGCCTAACTTCGGCCCGCTTCTGTATATGACAGACATGCGTGTCGAAATTAACAGCGCGGATCAATGGGAGTTCAAATTCATACTCGGGAATACTTCCAATAGGGAGTCGGGGCGTCTATTTTTACGCTTTGAAGATACCAATATGCCGGATTGGGAAATACCTACCTCTCTATTGCCTGGCAATGGCGACGGGATTGCTGCTTTGAGTGTGAGTGGCGACATTGTTAAAGTGCTGTCGCAACCAGTCGAAACTGTCAGCCTTTACGAAGGATTTCGGTCTGGCGAGTCCGTGCTTAAATACAAAATGATCGTTAACAGTTTGTGGGCCTCGCCGGAGTGGTCGCCCAACGATATTTTTCCACGCTCTCTGGGGATTTACTTGCTGGATAATGGTAGCCTGCTGGACCCCGGCATTCCGGGCATTGCAGACATTCTCGATCTTACCGGTGGCATTATCGACGATATCATCGATCTTCCGCTGCCATTTGGTTTATTGACCCAAGATGACAGTTTGAGTCTCGTTTCTCCATCCACTACTGCCCGGTCCTCGATTCTGCCACTCGCTTCGTACTCGATGAACTCGTATTCCTCGGCTAGCACTAGTTCTGGTGGCTCTACGTTTAGCGATGGTGTGCCGACGCCATCGCGCAATGCCCCTGGCGATCCAGAGCTCATTTTAACCGATACCGATACTCAGGGGCCGACAGGTATGGAGTTGCGTGCCTCTTACACCTTCTTCCTAGAGGGCGATTTTTACAATACAGGCACCGGACTGAACGAAGTCTATACGATTAATACTGTGGATTGGTCGCTCAGTGAAGATGCTGAAGCCGCTGAAGGCCTGAGTATCGATGCTGACGGCAGCTTTACTGCGAGTCCCAATCCGTCGTTTTCTTATCCTCGTGAAATTTCGACCGACTCTATGACGACTGAGGGCGCACCGCTCGACGATAAGGGAGAACCGATTGAATTTACGGATAGCCAGATCGTGACTCTCACGCGCGCATCCAGTGATCTCAATTATTCCGATTGGATTGCCGGGATTTCCTCACTTACAGGGGATGAGGCACTGAGCGATGCCGACCCGGATCTGGACGGTCAAACCAATCTACTTGAGTTTGCTCTCGATCGTGATCCTGAGAGTTCGGACCAGAGTGCCGTATTAATATTCACTCACGATGCGACGAGTTCGATTTCGACCTTCGAGTTCACGCTACCCAATGACCGCGCCGAACTGGTCTATACGCTCGAGACGACGACCGATCTGTCTGCAAATCCAGTAGTTTGGACACAGCAGTCATTGACACTCTCTGCAGATCTCGGCAGCTCCGAAACGTGGGAAGCGAGCATACGTAATTCTGGGCAAATCTTCGGCCGACTACGCGTCGAAGAGGACACACCTTAA